Proteins encoded within one genomic window of Nonomuraea gerenzanensis:
- a CDS encoding TetR/AcrR family transcriptional regulator has protein sequence MGEDRILDATYAGMLEQGLRKLTMDDVARRAGLARITVYRRFARKNDLIQAVIARELRRFLHAFEQALAPLPTRADQVAEGFAITLRLVRGHRLLNRLLATEPETILPLLTLQAGPYLAMARDYLAAHVGDAEVAETFVRVALSFVLVPATSIPLLDDDDARAYARRHLVPLLPAEGIN, from the coding sequence ATGGGGGAAGACCGCATTTTGGACGCGACCTACGCGGGGATGCTGGAGCAGGGGCTGCGAAAGCTGACAATGGACGACGTCGCGCGGCGCGCGGGCCTGGCCCGCATCACCGTCTACCGCCGCTTCGCCCGCAAGAACGATCTCATCCAGGCGGTCATCGCCCGCGAGCTGAGGCGGTTCCTGCACGCCTTCGAGCAGGCGCTGGCGCCCCTGCCGACGCGCGCCGACCAGGTGGCGGAGGGGTTCGCGATCACCTTGCGGCTGGTGCGCGGCCACCGCCTGCTGAACAGGCTGCTGGCCACCGAGCCGGAGACGATCCTGCCGCTGCTGACCCTGCAGGCGGGCCCGTATCTCGCGATGGCCCGCGACTACCTCGCGGCCCACGTGGGCGACGCGGAAGTGGCCGAGACGTTCGTCCGCGTCGCGCTGTCTTTCGTGCTGGTGCCCGCGACCTCGATCCCCCTGCTCGACGACGACGACGCCCGCGCGTACGCTCGCCGCCACCTTGTCCCGCTCTTGCCAGCGGAGGGGATCAACTAG
- a CDS encoding AMP-binding protein: MTWTELVMAAAPMKGEQPAVSDVRTGEVLSYTAFARRVIRAAAGLRAQGLRYGDQVLVNLPLGASLPLAVHSVAWAGGVAVLSATGSARMMIAQDHYDPAAVKVDQVFAFRPTPGARSFTELLTAGAVEFGPLAGPALTLDGIRLFDNLELAADLRELATRLVIGKDDVVLSAVSEPFRGLRLIDLAMTAGAHVVVAHEPSLVGCRVLAHERRATVVVAPYDLAKKLLGNPVLRVVDERAVVSSLGL, from the coding sequence ATGACCTGGACAGAGCTCGTGATGGCGGCGGCACCGATGAAGGGCGAGCAGCCGGCGGTGAGCGACGTCAGGACCGGCGAGGTGCTGTCCTACACCGCCTTCGCCCGGCGGGTCATCCGCGCCGCCGCCGGGCTGCGGGCCCAGGGCCTGCGTTACGGCGACCAGGTGCTCGTCAACCTCCCGCTCGGCGCGAGCCTGCCCCTGGCCGTCCACTCCGTGGCCTGGGCCGGCGGGGTGGCGGTGCTCTCGGCCACCGGCAGCGCCCGGATGATGATCGCGCAGGACCACTACGACCCCGCCGCGGTGAAGGTGGACCAGGTGTTCGCGTTCCGTCCCACGCCGGGGGCCAGGTCGTTCACGGAGCTGCTGACCGCGGGCGCGGTCGAGTTCGGGCCGCTGGCCGGGCCCGCGCTCACGCTCGACGGCATCCGGCTGTTCGACAACCTCGAGCTGGCGGCCGACCTGCGCGAGCTGGCCACCCGGCTGGTGATCGGCAAGGACGACGTCGTGCTCAGCGCGGTGAGCGAGCCGTTCCGCGGGCTGCGGCTGATCGATCTGGCGATGACGGCGGGCGCCCACGTCGTGGTCGCCCACGAGCCGAGCCTGGTCGGCTGCCGGGTGCTGGCCCATGAGCGGCGGGCCACCGTGGTCGTGGCGCCGTACGACCTGGCCAAGAAGCTGCTCGGCAACCCCGTTCTGCGCGTCGTGGACGAAAGGGCGGTCGTGAGCTCGCTTGGCCTGTGA
- the typA gene encoding translational GTPase TypA, whose amino-acid sequence MPLNSRDDLRNIAIIAHVDHGKTTLVDAMLWQSGAFRANQDVDDRVMDSNDLEREKGITILAKNTAVQHGGMTINIIDTPGHADFGGEVERGLSMVDGVVLLVDASEGPLPQTRFVLRKALAAKMPVILCINKVDRPDARIKEVVDEVYELFMDLDATEEQIDFPIVYASAKAGRASMERPADGGMPDSEDLEPLFDIIKSTIPAPTYDPNAPLQAHVTNLDASSYLGRIALCRVHQGVLRKGQQVAWCRTDGSIQRVKITELLMTEALERKPAEQAGPGDIIAIAGIPDIMIGETLADPDDPRPLPLITVDEPAISMTIGTNTSPLVGKVKGSKVTARMVKDRLDKELVGNVSLRVLPTDRPDAWEVQGRGELALAILVEQMRREGYELTVGKPQVVTKVIDGKVHEPVERLTVDCPEEYLGAVTQLLAVRKGRMEHMTNHGTGWIRMEFVVPARGLIGFRTEFLTETRGTGLVHHVFDSYEPWFGELRTRNNGSLVADRSGPVTAFAMLNLQERGVLFVSPTTEVYEGMIVGENSRSDDMDVNITKEKKLTNMRSSTSEETEKVIPPRVLSLEQALEFIREDECVEITPENVRIRKVVLDAATRGRAAARAKRG is encoded by the coding sequence ATGCCTTTGAACAGCCGCGACGACCTGCGGAACATCGCGATCATCGCGCACGTCGACCATGGCAAGACCACGCTGGTCGACGCCATGCTCTGGCAGTCCGGGGCATTCCGCGCCAACCAGGATGTCGACGACCGCGTCATGGACTCCAACGATCTGGAGCGCGAGAAGGGCATCACCATTCTCGCGAAGAACACCGCCGTCCAGCACGGCGGCATGACCATCAACATCATCGACACGCCCGGCCACGCCGACTTCGGCGGCGAGGTCGAGCGCGGCCTGTCGATGGTCGACGGGGTCGTGCTGCTGGTCGACGCCTCCGAGGGGCCGCTGCCGCAGACGCGGTTCGTGCTGCGCAAGGCGCTGGCCGCCAAGATGCCGGTCATCCTGTGCATCAACAAGGTCGACCGGCCCGACGCCCGCATCAAGGAGGTCGTGGACGAGGTCTACGAGCTCTTCATGGACCTCGACGCCACCGAGGAGCAGATCGACTTCCCGATCGTCTACGCCTCCGCGAAGGCGGGCCGGGCCTCCATGGAGCGCCCCGCCGACGGCGGCATGCCCGACTCCGAGGACCTCGAGCCGCTGTTCGACATCATCAAGTCGACGATCCCGGCGCCCACCTACGACCCCAACGCGCCGCTCCAGGCGCACGTCACCAACCTCGACGCCTCCTCCTACCTGGGCCGGATCGCGCTGTGCCGGGTGCACCAGGGCGTGCTGCGCAAGGGCCAGCAGGTGGCCTGGTGCCGCACCGACGGCTCGATCCAGCGCGTGAAGATCACCGAGCTGCTGATGACGGAGGCGCTGGAGCGCAAGCCCGCCGAGCAGGCCGGGCCCGGCGACATCATCGCCATCGCCGGCATCCCCGACATCATGATCGGCGAGACGCTGGCCGACCCCGACGACCCGCGCCCGCTGCCGCTCATCACGGTCGACGAGCCGGCCATCTCGATGACCATCGGCACCAACACCTCGCCCCTGGTCGGCAAGGTCAAGGGCTCGAAGGTGACCGCCCGCATGGTCAAGGACCGCCTCGACAAGGAACTGGTCGGCAACGTCTCGCTGCGCGTGCTGCCCACCGACCGGCCCGACGCCTGGGAGGTGCAGGGCCGCGGCGAGCTGGCGCTGGCCATCCTGGTGGAGCAGATGCGCCGCGAGGGCTACGAGCTGACGGTGGGCAAGCCGCAGGTGGTCACCAAGGTCATCGACGGCAAGGTGCACGAGCCGGTCGAGCGGCTGACGGTCGACTGCCCTGAGGAGTACCTCGGCGCGGTCACCCAGCTCCTGGCCGTGCGCAAGGGCCGGATGGAGCACATGACCAACCACGGCACCGGCTGGATCCGGATGGAGTTCGTGGTGCCGGCGCGCGGCCTGATCGGCTTCCGCACGGAGTTCCTCACCGAGACGCGCGGCACGGGCCTGGTGCACCACGTGTTCGACTCCTACGAGCCGTGGTTCGGCGAGCTGCGCACCCGTAACAACGGCTCGCTGGTGGCCGACAGGTCGGGCCCGGTGACCGCGTTCGCCATGCTCAACCTCCAGGAGCGCGGCGTGCTGTTCGTCTCCCCGACGACCGAGGTCTACGAGGGCATGATCGTCGGCGAGAACTCCCGTTCCGACGACATGGACGTGAACATCACCAAGGAGAAGAAGCTCACCAACATGCGCTCCTCCACCAGCGAGGAGACGGAGAAGGTGATCCCGCCGCGCGTCCTGTCGCTGGAGCAGGCGCTGGAGTTCATCCGCGAGGACGAGTGCGTGGAGATCACTCCGGAGAACGTGCGCATCCGCAAGGTCGTGCTCGACGCCGCCACCCGTGGCCGCGCCGCCGCTCGCGCCAAGCGGGGCTGA